One Lepus europaeus isolate LE1 chromosome 7, mLepTim1.pri, whole genome shotgun sequence DNA segment encodes these proteins:
- the LOC133764264 gene encoding olfactory receptor 5T9-like, whose product MTEMEGMSSYLDVHRIHLTNMSEVTVFILMGFTDDFDLQVILFLLFLGIYLFTLIGNLGLVILVIGNSQLHNPMYYFLSVLSSLDACYSTVVTPKMLVNFLSEDKSISYYGCITQMLLFVSFGSTESFLLAAMAYDRYVAIYNPLLYSVSMSPRVYVPLIIASYAGSILHATLHTVATFSLSFCASNEVKHVFCDIPPLLAISCSDTHINQLLLFYFVGSIEIVTILIVLVSYGFILLAIVRMHSAEGRRKVFSTCGSHLTGVSIYHGTILFMYVRPNPNSASQHDMIVSIFYTIVIPMLNPIIYSLRNKDVKQAMKKCLREIIL is encoded by the coding sequence ATGACTGAGATGGAAGGAATGTCATCATATTTGGATGTACACAGAATTCACTTGACGAATATGTCGGAAGTCACTGTATTCATTTTGATGGGCTTCACAGATGACTTTGACCTGCAAGTCATCCTATTTTTACTCTTCCTAGGAATCTACCTCTTTACCCTGATAGGAAATTTAGGACTGGTTATATTGGTCATTGGGAATTCTCAGCTTCACAACCCCATGTACTATTTTCTGAGTGTTTTATCATCCTTGGATGCCTGCTATTCTACAGTTGTCACTCCCAAAATGTTGGTCAATTTCCTGTCAGAAGATAAATCTATTTCATATTATGGATGTATAACTCAGATGCTTCTCTTCGTTAGTTTTGGGAGCACAGAATCCTTCCTGTTGGCTGCTATGGCATATGATCGCTATGTAGCCATCTACAACCCACTTCTGTACTCAGTGAGCATGTCACCCAGGGTCTATGTGCCACTCATCATTGCCTCCTATGCTGGTAGCATTTTGCATGCCACATTGCACACAGTGGCCACATTTAGTCTGTCCTTCTGTGCATCCAATGAAGTTAAGCATGTCTTCTGTGACATCCCTCCACTCCTTGCAATTTCCTGTTCTGACACCCACATAaaccagcttctcctcttctactTTGTGGGCTCTATTGAGATAGTCACTATCTTGAttgtcctggtctcctatgggttCATTCTATTGGCCATTGTTAGGATGCATTCTGCTGAAGGGAGGCGAAAAGTCTTCTCTACATGTGGTTCTCACCTGACAGGAGTGTCCATTTATCATGGAACAATCCTCTTCATGTATGTGAGACcaaatcccaactctgcttcACAGCATGATATGATAGTGTCCATATTTTATACCATTGTGATTCCCATGCTAAACCCCATCATCTACAGTTTGAGGAATAAAGATGTGAAACAGGCAATGAAAAAATGCttgagagaaattattttataa
- the LOC133764266 gene encoding olfactory receptor 5T3-like — MEGFSSDLETYRIQQKNVSEVTVFILIGFTDDFDLQVFLFLLFLGIYLFTLVGNLGLVVLVIGDPRLHNPMYYFLSVLSVLDACYSTVVTPKMLVNFLSEDKSISYYGCATQMLLFVTLGTTECFLLAAMAYDRYVAIYNPLLYSVSMPPRVYVPLIIASYISGILHATVHTVATFSLSFCASNEIRHVFCDIPPLLALSCSDTHINELLLFYLVGSVEIVTILIVLISYGFILLAILRMHSAGGRQKVFSTCGSHLTGVTIYHGTILFTYMRPSSSYASNHDMIVSVFYTIVIPMLNPIIYSLRNKDVKEAMKKLLREIRS, encoded by the coding sequence ATGGAAGGATTTTCatcagatttagaaacatacagAATTCAACAGAAGAATGTCAGTGAAGTCACTGTATTTATTTTGATCGGATTCACAGATGATTTTGACCTGCAAGTCTTCCTATTTTTACTCTTTCTTGGAATCTATCTCTTTACTCTTGTAGGAAATTTAGGACTGGTTGTATTAGTCATTGGAGATCCCCGGCTTCACAACCCCATGTACTATTTTCTGAGTGTTTTATCAGTTTTGGATGCCTGCTATTCTACAGTGGTAACCCCTAAAATGCTGGTCAATTTCCTGTCAGAAGATAAATCTATTTCATATTATGGGTGTGCAACTCAGATGCTTCTGTTTGTGACTTTAGGGACCACGGAATGCTTCCTGTTGGCTGCCATGGCTTATGATCGCTATGTAGCCATCTACAACCCGCTTCTGTACTCAGTGAGCATGCCTCCCAGAGTTTATGTGCCACTCATCATTGCCTCCTATATTAGTGGCATTTTGCATGCTACTGTACACACAGTGGCCACATTTAGTCTGTCCTTCTGTGCATCCAATGAAATTAGGCATGTCTTCTGTGATATCCCTCCACTCCTTGCACTATCCTGCTCTGACACCCACATAAATGAGCTTCTCCTCTTCTACTTAGTGGGCTCTGTTGAAATAGTCACCATTCTGATTGTCTTGATCTCCTATGGTTTCATTCTGTTGGCCATTCTGAGAATGCATTCTGCAGGAGGAAGACAAAAAGTATTTTCTACCTGTGGCTCTCACTTAACTGGAGTGACTATTTATCATGGGACAATCCTGTTCACTTATATGAGACCAAGCTCCAGCTATGCATCTAACCATGATATGATTGTTTCAGTATTTTACACCATTGTAATTCCCATGCTGAATCCTATTATCTACAGTCTGAGGAACAAAGATGTGAAAGAGGCCATGAAAAAATTATTGAGAGAAATTAGATCATAA